One window of the Pieris brassicae chromosome 4, ilPieBrab1.1, whole genome shotgun sequence genome contains the following:
- the LOC123708122 gene encoding ubiquitin carboxyl-terminal hydrolase-like, giving the protein MAVALPMESNPEVMNKYLYKLGVSDKWKMVDVLGLENDALQWVPRPVLAVLLLFPLSENYEEHRSRQETELLSNGHEAPKDVFHLKQVLSNVCGTIALVHSIANNVQSIDIEDGPLKKYLSDAEGLDAAAKGALLENSAALLDAYKDLVTGGNEDYEDGEPSHHFVTFIQKDGKLFELDGRKALPIEHGTTTSETFLEDAAKICREFIAREPENIGFNVVALVSTN; this is encoded by the coding sequence ATGGCGGTCGCATTGCCCATGGAATCGAATCCTGAAGTTATGAACAAATACCTTTATAAGCTGGGCGTATCAGATAAATGGAAAATGGTTGATGTGCTGGGATTAGAAAATGATGCATTGCAATGGGTCCCTCGCCCTGTGTTAGCCGTATTACTCCTGTTTCCATTATCAGAGAACTATGAAGAACACCGATCTCGCCAAGAAACTGAACTTCTTAGCAACGGTCATGAAGCTCCCAAAGATGTTTTCCATTTGAAACAAGTACTCAGTAATGTTTGTGGTACCATCGCGTTGGTACACAGCATTGCTAACAACGTACAATCTATTGATATTGAAGATGGGCCCTTGAAGAAATATTTGAGCGACGCTGAAGGACTGGATGCGGCGGCTAAAGGAGCTTTGCTGGAGAATTCCGCCGCTCTGCTTGATGCTTATAAAGACTTGGTAACTGGCGGTAACGAAGATTATGAAGATGGCGAGCCGAGCCATCATTTTGTGACATTCATACAAAAAGATGGCAAGCTATTTGAATTAGACGGCAGGAAGGCATTGCCTATTGAACACGGAACAACTACATCGGAGACATTCTTGGAAGACGCGGCCAAAATCTGCCGCGAATTTATTGCTCGTGAACCTGAGAACATAGGGTTTAATGTCGTTGCTTTAGTTtctactaattaa